In Paenibacillus sp. 1781tsa1, one DNA window encodes the following:
- a CDS encoding ABC transporter ATP-binding protein, whose product MRSIKTTTLKHYLFKNKHLFVGAIVLSLIIAAMNVGLAFILKILIDTGVSGGTGELVRMMWITGGLLALYLLLNVAHYHLKNKYITRALFGYKDAILQRIIQKDLADFRKKNTGSYISVINNDVKTIEVDYVGGNLIIISQIALFIMGLSAMFYLNAAIAIVVIVLSILPILATVCFNGKVERSQTEVSHRNEGFTTSIKDIFNGFTVIKSFGVEREVAKALSVMNGELEGKKRKLYDVQGLIQTLTEVTGFIMFIGTIAFGVLLAIQGNITVGEVMAYIQLINYMLGPIIILSEAVNKRKAGAVLIDKIDSMMLNTEEKEQGLAMERFNNKITFENVSYSFDGEKNVLSDLNFVIDKNKSYAVVGLSGSGKSTLLNLLMGYYDAYQGSIQFDDVELKSIAPASLYENVSVIQQEVFMFDAPLKSNILLYKDYSEERLAKAISMSGLNEFIERRGADFDCGENGIHLSGGEKQRVSIARALIKDTPVLLLDEATSSLDNETSRAIENSILKLENTTRVVVTHKLNATTLVMYDEILMMKNGRLVEKGSFEELLEKQGVFYSLYNVTF is encoded by the coding sequence GTGAGGAGCATTAAGACTACTACGCTTAAACATTATTTATTTAAGAACAAACATCTGTTTGTTGGAGCTATTGTCCTGTCTTTAATTATAGCTGCGATGAACGTGGGGCTCGCCTTTATCCTCAAAATTCTGATTGACACCGGGGTATCCGGGGGGACAGGTGAATTAGTTCGAATGATGTGGATTACCGGAGGGCTTCTTGCCCTCTATCTTCTTCTCAATGTGGCCCATTATCATTTGAAAAACAAATATATTACCCGAGCCCTTTTTGGTTATAAGGATGCCATCCTACAAAGGATCATTCAAAAGGATCTGGCTGATTTTCGCAAAAAGAATACAGGTAGTTATATCTCTGTGATTAACAATGACGTGAAAACCATTGAAGTTGATTATGTTGGTGGAAATCTGATTATCATCTCTCAGATTGCATTGTTCATTATGGGGCTGTCAGCCATGTTCTATCTAAACGCGGCCATAGCAATCGTGGTCATCGTACTGAGCATTTTGCCCATTTTGGCAACGGTTTGTTTCAACGGAAAGGTAGAGCGAAGTCAGACAGAAGTATCTCATCGTAACGAAGGATTTACGACCTCCATCAAGGATATATTCAATGGCTTTACCGTAATTAAAAGCTTTGGGGTTGAGCGGGAGGTAGCCAAAGCTCTCTCTGTCATGAACGGTGAGCTGGAAGGCAAAAAAAGAAAGCTGTATGATGTCCAGGGCCTGATTCAGACGCTCACAGAAGTGACCGGATTTATCATGTTTATCGGAACGATCGCTTTCGGGGTGCTGCTGGCTATTCAGGGCAACATTACCGTTGGTGAGGTGATGGCATACATTCAATTGATCAATTATATGCTTGGCCCCATTATCATTCTCTCGGAAGCTGTGAACAAGCGAAAAGCAGGGGCTGTGCTCATCGACAAGATCGACAGTATGATGCTGAATACCGAAGAGAAGGAGCAAGGGCTTGCGATGGAACGTTTTAACAACAAAATTACATTTGAGAACGTGTCTTATTCGTTTGATGGTGAGAAGAATGTATTGTCCGATTTGAATTTTGTTATTGATAAAAACAAATCTTACGCAGTCGTCGGGCTAAGCGGGAGCGGTAAATCTACCCTGCTAAATCTGCTGATGGGATATTACGATGCTTACCAGGGCTCTATCCAGTTTGATGATGTTGAACTTAAATCCATTGCTCCTGCGAGCCTTTACGAGAATGTATCCGTCATTCAGCAAGAGGTATTTATGTTTGATGCTCCGTTGAAGAGCAACATTCTGTTATATAAGGATTATTCCGAGGAACGTTTGGCGAAGGCTATCTCCATGTCCGGATTGAACGAGTTCATTGAGCGGAGAGGGGCAGATTTCGATTGTGGGGAGAACGGTATTCATCTATCGGGCGGAGAAAAGCAACGTGTATCCATTGCACGGGCATTGATCAAGGATACGCCCGTACTTCTTCTGGATGAAGCGACTTCATCACTCGATAACGAAACATCACGTGCCATTGAGAATTCGATTCTGAAACTGGAGAACACAACGAGGGTCGTGGTCACCCACAAGTTGAATGCCACAACGCTGGTCATGTATGACGAAATTCTGATGATGAAAAACGGGCGTTTGGTGGAGAAAGGTTCCTTTGAAGAACTTTTGGAAAAACAAGGCGTATTCTACTCCTTGTACAATGTTACGTTCTAA
- a CDS encoding non-ribosomal peptide synthetase — translation MNSNVERIYPLTSMQEGMLYHKLVEDASTSYVVQNMVRMKGSLDLDKVEACLMLLTRKHAVLRTSIFYRKIRQPRQIVLKERALELSFMDISDCSLEEQQIRQKGWKRDDLNRGFDLEKDPLMRVTVMKLSESEFKMLWSFHHIIMDGWCMSIIVKDFMASYNAINQGRAISDLTAEAEEMSRLSTQYEDYVKWLSVQNKNKAMEYWTRLLDDYDLQTGFHASRQPERTLKQVDVCRLDLGKENSQAVARLASRLNVTVNTIVETAWGVLLQAYNGTDDAVFGKVVSGRNANLSGIEETVGLFINTVPVRVQCPEGQLMTEVIRRVQEQAIETGQYDYCPLTEIQDQSLLKGRLIQTLVAFENYHSDLDSSNMDGITMEIESLEEQTSYPVSLVVYLDDLLQMELMYDPNQFIRSEMEQVMRVLQMILIGMAENAERKKWEFSLLSPEEEQQILYAFNDTHRAYPSEQTIHGLFEEQVRATPDALAVICPQGSMTYSELDQAANRIREALRQQGVQPGERVGMLGQKSIYTIAGLLGILKSGCGYVPLSSEDPPARLQFMLDDGGIGTVLHSEAYRDILTAPGLDTDRFQRVELEQACANGAVDFGFRDRGPVHAHEELVADEADVRPEPDAASIAYVIYTSGTTGQPKGVMVEHRNVVRLVRNTTYVQLEGVRMLQTGALSFDASTFEIWGALLNGGRLVLAEQETVTDGERLAQVIQEQDIQMMWMTAQLFNHLTDTYLDAFQGLVHVLVGGETLSAKHVQQVRTRYPQLRLTNGYGPTENTTFSLTYEIHTVEANIPIGQPISHSTAYIMQGQQLCGIGMPGELVVGGDGVARGYLNLPALTKERFGPDPYLPGGRVYRTGDLARWRPDGTVEYLGRLDEQVKIRGYRIELGEIERALRDLPGLDDAVVLAREDMPGEKELCAYVVPTAITGWDAAEGRQQLRARLPVYMLPADWVVLERLPMTRNGKLDRRALPAPDRNERHTLRVAPRNETEAEVVAVFQEVLGLEEVGIHDHFFERGGHSLRAIRAVNQLETRTGMRLPLRSLFEHPTAAALSMCLGGGAEAAYEPLPRAPLQETYPMSSAQQRLFVIQQMDPASTVYNMPGRLDLPGSLDLARLQHALQTLVQRHESLRTSFHLEAGQAVQRIHPEVSVAIEYRDWKEEPGSASASEVENNEAVQEALLTQFVRPFDVGKAPLLRLNVVKTGAEEHALLFDMHHLISDGTTMNIMTRELSQLYAGESLPPVMVQYKDYSEWLRVQDREAARAYWVGEFAGELPILDLPLDYPRPQMQRFRGGVVSVELGADLRSRVQRLCRQTGATEYMVLLSGLMILLSQYSRQADIIVGSPVSGRVHPDTESTVGLFVNTLALRGRPESSKRYLDFLHEIKETSLKALEHQTYPFEELVEQVQVQRDLSRNPLFDVMFILQNQGQENLMVDHVLSKERDEDLQSVKFDLTLNMSFSAEGYLVQWEFVRDLFAEETIQRMSVHYQRILHVLTEWPEQPLGQMSLMTPEECAAMVADFNPAPVPYPSEQPVHIQFEERVRLTPERIALIYKEEEMTYGDLNRRVNQLARSIQDATSEQNEFVGILVSRNMEMIISILAVLKAGAAYLPIDPEYPADRIMYMMEDSGARVLLTEPAYRSAYLGEFQGHMIDVTSASNYGADCTNLEIQVGSGDRAYLIYTSGSTGKPKGVVLEQRSVSNLIAGMDQIIPFHERRTILNVTNISFDIFVIESIVALIKGLRIVITDENEQKNPFALRALIEQHAVDLIQTTPSRMKMMLEGMNDYSAFRQVKDIILAGEPLPDHLAENILKHMNCRLLNMYGPTETTVYATVKEIQLGERISIGKPTPNTRLYIMNEQRQMLPAGVQGELFISGAGVAQGYWNRPDLNQQKFISDPYVPGAKMYATGDLARWLPNGDVEYLGRLDDQVKIRGYRMELGEIEAAIRRQAMIDDAAVMARTDHVGERYICAYVVTKANEPLDSDQFKALLRQELPDFMVPPFIVKLDRLPVNQNGKLDRHTLPEPERKTSRVHVAPRNETEELLVQAFQDVLGAAAVGIDDNFFELGGDSIKAIRIISKAREQGIVIENRMLLQHGDIRTLSSMLEIASISQMQQYQVEVEGPVQLTPIQKEFWEWNLAEPAHFNQAVLMHSLERLHDQYVDAALSQLVIHHDALRTVFETGQLPRVRPVTEGSGHELEIYEYAGMAENQLASLIEQSCNQIQQSMDLHAGPLMKAAIFHTSNGSHMFICIHHLVVDGVSWRILLEDFNSLYFGSLAGERVELPAKTASMQLWSEQLTAYAASHHLKREVPFWSDLIQQIKQAEELAPEGQEANASSIKVLNEQVELTAEQTYTLVHECSKAYNTEINDLLLVSLGMAMRNGFGKERMAVELESHGRHPIHVEILTDRTVGWFTNMYPILLEAEHGADIGTIIASTKDQLRKVPNGGLGYGLLKHMDEPEVFLNAEDLNVQVSFNYLGDMDQEAGAFTFSRLSSGLMNAAENVIPKLLTIDGLIEGGQLKFTVGYDCNALRQEAIRHFCTCFQAALIEVMNHCSGSNETRYTLTDYGDELEWDESELEGVLQLYNGGEEH, via the coding sequence ATGAACAGTAATGTAGAGAGAATCTACCCTTTGACGTCCATGCAGGAAGGCATGCTGTACCATAAACTTGTGGAAGACGCTTCAACCAGCTATGTGGTGCAAAATATGGTCCGAATGAAGGGATCGCTTGATCTCGATAAAGTGGAAGCTTGCCTGATGCTGCTTACACGCAAACACGCTGTATTAAGAACATCCATCTTCTATCGCAAGATCAGACAACCGAGACAGATTGTACTGAAAGAACGTGCCCTGGAGCTTTCGTTTATGGATATCAGTGATTGTAGTTTAGAGGAACAGCAGATCCGTCAGAAGGGTTGGAAGAGGGATGACCTGAACAGAGGGTTTGACCTTGAGAAAGATCCGCTGATGAGAGTTACCGTGATGAAGCTAAGCGAGTCCGAGTTCAAAATGTTGTGGAGTTTTCACCATATCATTATGGATGGCTGGTGCATGTCCATCATTGTTAAGGACTTCATGGCAAGTTATAACGCGATTAATCAGGGAAGAGCAATAAGCGACTTGACTGCCGAAGCTGAGGAAATGTCTAGGTTAAGTACCCAATATGAAGATTATGTAAAATGGTTGTCCGTACAAAATAAAAATAAGGCCATGGAGTATTGGACGCGATTGCTGGATGACTATGACTTACAGACGGGGTTCCATGCTTCTCGGCAACCAGAGAGAACACTGAAACAAGTGGACGTATGTCGACTGGATCTTGGTAAAGAAAACAGTCAGGCGGTTGCCCGCCTTGCTTCACGTCTGAATGTTACTGTCAATACGATTGTTGAAACCGCGTGGGGAGTACTGCTTCAGGCATATAACGGCACTGATGATGCGGTCTTTGGCAAAGTGGTATCAGGAAGAAATGCAAATCTGTCAGGTATTGAAGAAACAGTGGGATTATTCATCAACACCGTACCCGTTCGCGTTCAGTGTCCAGAAGGACAACTGATGACAGAGGTGATTCGGCGTGTTCAGGAACAAGCGATTGAAACGGGGCAATATGATTATTGTCCATTAACAGAAATACAGGATCAGAGCCTGCTTAAAGGTCGATTAATCCAGACGCTGGTGGCGTTTGAAAACTATCATTCCGACTTGGACTCTAGCAATATGGACGGTATTACAATGGAGATTGAAAGTCTTGAAGAGCAGACCAGTTATCCGGTCTCACTAGTAGTTTATCTGGATGACCTGCTTCAGATGGAACTCATGTATGATCCCAATCAGTTTATCCGCAGCGAGATGGAACAAGTCATGCGAGTACTTCAGATGATCCTGATTGGTATGGCCGAAAATGCTGAACGTAAAAAGTGGGAATTCAGTCTGCTTTCACCCGAAGAAGAACAGCAGATATTGTATGCATTCAATGATACACATCGGGCTTATCCTTCCGAACAAACGATTCATGGGTTGTTTGAAGAACAGGTGAGAGCGACACCGGATGCTCTCGCCGTCATCTGCCCGCAGGGGTCCATGACCTATAGCGAGCTGGATCAAGCGGCGAACCGGATTCGGGAGGCGCTCCGTCAGCAAGGGGTTCAGCCGGGCGAACGGGTCGGCATGCTGGGACAGAAGAGCATCTACACGATCGCGGGTCTGCTCGGGATTCTGAAGAGTGGTTGCGGATATGTGCCGCTCAGCAGCGAAGATCCGCCTGCCCGGCTGCAGTTCATGCTGGACGACGGCGGGATTGGCACGGTGCTGCACAGCGAGGCTTATCGTGATATCTTGACCGCTCCCGGCCTGGATACAGACCGGTTCCAGCGGGTTGAACTGGAGCAAGCCTGCGCGAATGGGGCGGTGGACTTCGGCTTCCGGGATAGGGGGCCGGTCCATGCCCATGAAGAGCTGGTAGCGGATGAAGCGGATGTTCGTCCAGAACCGGATGCGGCCAGTATCGCCTATGTGATCTATACCTCGGGGACGACGGGACAGCCCAAAGGGGTGATGGTGGAGCATCGGAATGTCGTCCGTTTGGTGCGAAATACGACCTATGTGCAGTTGGAGGGCGTACGGATGCTGCAAACGGGGGCGCTGAGCTTTGATGCGTCTACCTTCGAAATCTGGGGCGCCCTGCTGAACGGCGGCCGGCTGGTGCTGGCGGAGCAGGAGACCGTCACCGATGGCGAACGTTTGGCTCAGGTGATTCAGGAACAGGACATCCAGATGATGTGGATGACTGCCCAGCTGTTCAACCACCTTACCGATACCTATCTGGATGCTTTTCAAGGCTTGGTCCATGTGTTGGTCGGCGGAGAAACGTTGTCGGCCAAACATGTCCAGCAGGTACGAACGCGGTATCCGCAACTTCGCCTGACCAACGGGTACGGTCCGACGGAGAATACGACCTTTTCCCTCACGTACGAGATCCATACGGTCGAGGCCAACATTCCGATTGGTCAGCCGATCAGCCACAGCACCGCCTATATCATGCAAGGGCAACAGCTGTGTGGCATCGGCATGCCGGGTGAATTGGTGGTTGGTGGTGACGGGGTGGCACGCGGTTATCTGAATCTGCCGGCCTTGACGAAGGAGCGGTTTGGACCGGATCCGTATCTCCCGGGAGGGCGTGTGTACCGGACCGGAGATTTGGCCCGCTGGCGGCCGGACGGCACTGTCGAATATCTGGGCCGGCTGGACGAGCAAGTGAAGATTCGGGGCTACCGCATCGAACTGGGAGAGATTGAGCGAGCCCTTCGTGACCTGCCGGGGCTGGACGATGCCGTAGTGCTGGCCCGCGAAGATATGCCCGGGGAGAAGGAGCTTTGTGCGTATGTGGTGCCCACAGCAATCACCGGATGGGATGCCGCTGAAGGTCGTCAGCAGCTGAGGGCGCGGCTGCCCGTGTACATGCTGCCGGCAGATTGGGTGGTGCTGGAACGGCTGCCGATGACACGCAACGGCAAACTGGACCGGCGGGCCTTGCCTGCCCCGGATCGGAATGAGCGACACACGCTACGCGTGGCCCCGCGGAATGAGACCGAAGCGGAGGTCGTGGCGGTATTTCAGGAGGTGCTGGGCCTGGAGGAGGTTGGGATTCATGACCACTTCTTCGAACGTGGTGGACATTCGCTGCGTGCGATCCGGGCAGTGAATCAACTTGAAACCCGGACGGGGATGCGGTTACCCCTGCGGAGCCTGTTCGAACATCCGACCGCTGCGGCGCTGAGTATGTGCTTGGGCGGCGGTGCGGAAGCGGCTTATGAACCGCTGCCACGGGCCCCACTGCAGGAGACCTACCCGATGTCATCCGCCCAGCAACGGCTGTTTGTGATCCAGCAGATGGACCCAGCGAGTACGGTGTACAATATGCCGGGACGTCTGGATCTGCCGGGTTCTCTGGACCTGGCGCGGCTCCAACACGCGCTGCAGACCTTGGTGCAGCGCCATGAAAGCCTGCGAACCAGCTTCCATCTGGAGGCGGGGCAGGCTGTACAGCGGATTCATCCGGAGGTATCCGTGGCGATCGAATACCGCGACTGGAAGGAAGAGCCGGGTTCCGCCAGTGCTTCGGAGGTGGAGAACAATGAAGCTGTGCAGGAGGCGCTGTTGACGCAGTTCGTTCGACCGTTTGATGTGGGGAAGGCCCCGCTGCTGCGGCTGAACGTGGTGAAGACCGGAGCTGAAGAGCACGCCTTGTTGTTTGATATGCACCATCTGATCTCGGATGGGACCACCATGAATATCATGACCCGGGAATTGTCCCAATTGTATGCGGGGGAGAGCCTTCCACCGGTGATGGTGCAATACAAGGATTACAGCGAATGGTTGCGAGTGCAGGACCGGGAAGCGGCGCGTGCGTATTGGGTTGGAGAGTTTGCCGGTGAGCTGCCCATCCTGGATTTGCCGCTGGACTATCCGCGGCCGCAGATGCAGCGTTTCCGGGGCGGAGTGGTTTCAGTGGAACTGGGGGCGGACCTGCGCAGCCGGGTGCAGCGGCTGTGCCGTCAGACAGGAGCAACGGAATACATGGTGCTGCTGTCCGGGTTGATGATTCTGCTCAGTCAATACAGCCGCCAAGCGGATATTATTGTGGGCAGTCCGGTATCTGGACGCGTGCATCCGGATACGGAGTCCACAGTAGGACTGTTCGTGAACACCCTGGCTCTGCGAGGGAGGCCGGAAAGTTCGAAGCGTTATCTCGATTTTCTGCACGAGATTAAGGAAACCAGCCTGAAAGCACTGGAACACCAGACATATCCATTCGAAGAACTGGTGGAACAGGTGCAGGTCCAGCGCGATTTGTCCCGCAATCCGCTTTTTGACGTCATGTTTATCTTGCAGAATCAAGGGCAGGAGAACCTGATGGTTGATCATGTGCTTTCGAAGGAGCGAGATGAAGACCTGCAGAGCGTCAAGTTTGATTTAACTTTGAACATGAGTTTCTCTGCTGAAGGATATCTAGTCCAGTGGGAATTCGTTAGGGATCTGTTTGCAGAAGAGACGATCCAGCGGATGTCCGTTCACTATCAGCGCATCCTTCATGTATTGACTGAATGGCCCGAACAACCATTAGGACAGATGAGTCTGATGACACCGGAGGAATGCGCCGCAATGGTCGCTGATTTCAACCCGGCTCCTGTGCCGTATCCTTCGGAACAACCTGTTCATATCCAATTTGAGGAACGTGTTCGACTTACGCCTGAACGTATTGCACTTATATATAAGGAAGAGGAAATGACTTACGGTGATCTGAATCGCAGAGTTAATCAATTGGCCAGATCCATTCAGGATGCGACTAGTGAGCAGAACGAATTTGTGGGCATTCTGGTAAGCCGAAATATGGAGATGATCATCTCCATATTGGCTGTACTGAAGGCGGGTGCGGCTTATCTTCCGATTGATCCGGAATATCCGGCTGATCGAATAATGTACATGATGGAAGACAGTGGTGCTCGTGTTCTTTTAACTGAACCTGCTTATCGCTCTGCCTATCTTGGAGAATTCCAGGGCCATATGATTGATGTAACTTCAGCCTCCAATTATGGGGCGGATTGCACAAATCTCGAAATCCAGGTCGGGTCCGGGGACCGTGCGTATCTCATCTATACATCTGGTTCTACTGGCAAGCCGAAAGGTGTCGTGCTGGAACAACGTTCCGTCAGTAACCTGATCGCAGGGATGGACCAGATCATTCCGTTTCATGAGCGTCGAACCATATTGAATGTGACCAATATTTCATTTGATATTTTTGTGATTGAATCCATCGTTGCCCTAATCAAGGGACTGCGTATCGTCATTACAGACGAAAATGAACAGAAGAACCCGTTTGCGCTTCGAGCTTTAATTGAACAACATGCCGTCGATCTTATTCAGACGACACCTTCCAGAATGAAGATGATGCTTGAAGGCATGAACGACTACTCCGCGTTTCGGCAGGTGAAGGATATTATTTTAGCAGGTGAACCTTTGCCTGATCACTTGGCGGAGAACATTCTCAAACACATGAACTGTAGATTACTCAATATGTATGGTCCAACGGAAACAACGGTATACGCTACAGTGAAAGAGATCCAACTTGGGGAGCGGATCAGCATTGGAAAGCCTACACCCAACACAAGACTCTATATTATGAACGAGCAACGTCAGATGCTTCCTGCTGGGGTGCAGGGAGAATTGTTCATCAGCGGAGCAGGTGTGGCTCAAGGTTATTGGAACCGCCCGGATTTAAATCAACAAAAATTCATCTCGGACCCTTACGTTCCAGGAGCCAAGATGTACGCTACAGGTGACTTGGCCCGATGGCTGCCGAATGGCGATGTAGAGTATCTCGGCAGGCTTGATGATCAGGTCAAAATACGCGGATATCGAATGGAGCTTGGTGAGATTGAAGCAGCTATTCGCAGACAAGCCATGATTGACGATGCCGCTGTCATGGCCCGTACCGATCATGTGGGAGAACGATACATCTGTGCTTATGTGGTTACAAAAGCCAACGAGCCGTTGGACTCGGATCAATTCAAAGCTTTACTTCGACAAGAATTACCCGACTTTATGGTCCCTCCGTTTATCGTCAAACTGGATCGATTGCCTGTGAACCAGAACGGAAAGTTGGATCGCCATACTCTTCCCGAACCCGAACGTAAGACAAGCCGGGTACACGTTGCACCTCGTAATGAAACAGAAGAGTTGCTGGTTCAAGCTTTTCAGGATGTTTTGGGTGCCGCTGCAGTCGGAATAGACGATAATTTCTTCGAACTGGGAGGAGATTCGATTAAGGCCATTCGGATCATATCCAAAGCGAGGGAACAGGGAATTGTCATTGAAAACCGTATGCTGCTTCAGCATGGCGATATTCGGACGCTCAGCAGTATGCTGGAGATCGCATCCATTAGCCAGATGCAGCAGTATCAAGTGGAGGTAGAGGGTCCGGTCCAGTTAACCCCGATCCAAAAGGAGTTTTGGGAATGGAATCTGGCGGAGCCCGCTCATTTTAATCAGGCTGTCTTGATGCATTCATTGGAAAGACTGCACGATCAATATGTTGATGCAGCCCTGAGCCAACTGGTAATCCACCATGATGCTTTGCGTACCGTTTTTGAAACGGGCCAATTGCCAAGAGTTCGTCCTGTTACGGAAGGTTCAGGGCATGAGTTGGAGATTTATGAATATGCTGGCATGGCTGAAAACCAATTGGCAAGCTTGATTGAACAGAGCTGCAATCAGATTCAGCAAAGCATGGACTTGCATGCCGGTCCACTGATGAAGGCAGCCATCTTCCATACATCCAATGGCTCCCATATGTTCATCTGTATTCATCATCTGGTTGTCGACGGGGTATCATGGCGTATCTTGCTGGAGGATTTCAACTCCCTATACTTCGGTAGTCTAGCCGGTGAACGTGTGGAATTGCCAGCCAAGACGGCATCCATGCAGCTCTGGTCAGAACAATTGACAGCCTACGCGGCAAGTCATCACTTGAAAAGGGAAGTTCCATTCTGGAGCGACCTGATACAACAGATTAAGCAGGCGGAGGAGCTAGCTCCTGAAGGTCAGGAAGCAAATGCTTCTTCCATCAAGGTTTTAAATGAACAGGTTGAACTTACTGCAGAGCAAACCTACACCTTGGTACATGAATGCAGCAAGGCATACAACACGGAGATTAATGATCTGCTGCTTGTTTCTCTCGGCATGGCAATGAGAAATGGCTTTGGCAAGGAACGTATGGCCGTTGAACTGGAAAGTCACGGTAGACATCCGATTCACGTCGAGATCCTGACGGACCGTACAGTTGGATGGTTCACGAATATGTATCCAATTTTGCTGGAAGCTGAGCATGGTGCAGATATAGGGACCATTATTGCATCTACCAAAGATCAATTAAGAAAAGTACCTAATGGCGGGCTTGGTTATGGGTTACTCAAACACATGGACGAACCTGAGGTTTTTCTGAATGCAGAAGATTTGAATGTTCAAGTAAGTTTCAACTATCTGGGAGATATGGATCAGGAAGCAGGAGCTTTCACATTCTCCCGATTAAGCTCAGGCCTCATGAATGCAGCAGAAAATGTGATCCCCAAGCTGCTGACAATTGACGGTCTGATCGAAGGCGGGCAGTTGAAATTCACAGTTGGTTATGACTGTAATGCGTTGAGACAGGAAGCCATCCGGCATTTCTGTACATGCTTCCAAGCGGCTCTGATCGAAGTCATGAATCATTGTTCCGGCAGCAATGAGACCCGGTACACGCTCACGGACTATGGAGATGAACTGGAATGGGATGAGAGTGAGCTGGAGGGTGTGTTGCAGTTATATAACGGAGGTGAGGAGCATTAA